The following are encoded together in the Zingiber officinale cultivar Zhangliang chromosome 8A, Zo_v1.1, whole genome shotgun sequence genome:
- the LOC122009451 gene encoding auxin-induced protein 5NG4-like isoform X1 encodes MRSSPSQDSLEMRPVLARSGGESFSSGQVKLLAAVLLLQLCYAGYNIAAKVALDKGIGQFVFPVYRNVIGFSLLAPFAYFLEKEDRPSLSLSLLFQFFLLASFGITINQVCFLIGLRYVPTTYAAAIQNLGPALTFAMAAALGLEQVHIAKRYGLAKVLGTVTSIGGATVITLYKGLPLLPHPLSTNVLATPLISNSILHWTVGCAYILGNCVTWSAWMVLQVPVVKKYPAKLSFSAFICFFGFLQCLVIACISETDSEKWKVHSVEQLCAILYSGLVVSGIAIALQIWCIDKGGPLFTAVFGPVQVVAVAIVSVLIFNDQLYLGGVVGSVLIVFGLYLVLWGKKEEKVSNQDMSQGLQMHALQIDPCE; translated from the exons ATGAGGTCGTCGCCTTCACAGGATTCGCTGGAGATGCGCCCAGTGCTCGCCCGAAGTGGAGGAGAATCATTTTCTTCAGGGCAGGTTAAGCTTCTTGCAGCCGTGCTTCTACTACAACTATGTTATGCAGGTTACAATATAGCTGCTAAGGTTGCACTCGACAAGGGCATCGGCCAATTTGTCTTTCCAGTGTATAGGAATGTTATCGGTTTCTCGTTGCTAGCTCCATTTGCATACTTTCTCGAGAA GGAAGACCGACCATCTTTATCTCTTTCTTTGCTGTTTCAATTCTTCCTTCTTGCATCCTTTGG GATTACAATCAATCAAGTATGTTTCCTCATCGGCTTACGCTATGTGCCCACAACTTATGCCGCTGCGATCCAGAATTTGGGCCCGGCACTCACATTTGCCATGGCTGCGGCTCTCGG GCTTGAGCAAGTCCACATCGCAAAGAGATACGGGTTAGCAAAAGTGCTCGGCACGGTTACTAGCATAGGAGGTGCCACTGTCATCACTCTATACAAGGGTCTTCCCCTACTGCCTCACCCTCTTTCGACAAATGTTTTAGCCACTCCCCTAATTTCAAACTCTATACTACACTGGACAGTGGGTTGTGCCTACATACTTGGAAATTGCGTTACATGGTCTGCCTGGATGGTGCTTCAG GTTCCAGTGGTGAAGAAGTACCCAGCTAAGCTCTCATTTAGTGCCTTCATCTGCTTCTTCGGGTTTCTGCAATGCCTTGTCATAGCATGCATTTCTGAAACTGACAGTGAGAAGTGGAAAGTGCATTCAGTAGAACAGCTCTGTGCAATTCTCTATTCA GGGCTTGTTGTGTCGGGCATTGCCATTGCTCTTCAGATATGGTGCATAGATAAAGGGGGTCCTCTTTTCACTGCTGTCTTCGGGCCAGTGCAAGTTGTGGCTGTGGCCATAGTGTCGGTTCTCATCTTCAACGATCAGTTATACTTGGGAGG GGTTGTTGGATCAGTTCTCATAGTGTTTGGGCTGTACTTGGTTCTATGGGGCAAAAAGGAGGAGAAAGTTTCGAATCAGGACATGAGCCAAGGGCTACAGATGCATGCCCTCCAAATCGACCCTTGCGAGTAG
- the LOC122009451 gene encoding auxin-induced protein 5NG4-like isoform X2, with protein MRSSPSQDSLEMRPVLARSGGESFSSGQVKLLAAVLLLQLCYAGYNIAAKVALDKGIGQFVFPVYRNVIGFSLLAPFAYFLEKEDRPSLSLSLLFQFFLLASFGITINQVCFLIGLRYVPTTYAAAIQNLGPALTFAMAAALGLEQVHIAKRYGLAKVLGTVTSIGGATVITLYKGLPLLPHPLSTNVLATPLISNSILHWTVGCAYILGNCVTWSAWMVLQVPVVKKYPAKLSFSAFICFFGFLQCLVIACISETDSEKWKVHSVEQLCAILYSGLVVSGIAIALQIWCIDKGGPLFTAVFGPVQVVAVAIVSVLIFNDQVVGSVLIVFGLYLVLWGKKEEKVSNQDMSQGLQMHALQIDPCE; from the exons ATGAGGTCGTCGCCTTCACAGGATTCGCTGGAGATGCGCCCAGTGCTCGCCCGAAGTGGAGGAGAATCATTTTCTTCAGGGCAGGTTAAGCTTCTTGCAGCCGTGCTTCTACTACAACTATGTTATGCAGGTTACAATATAGCTGCTAAGGTTGCACTCGACAAGGGCATCGGCCAATTTGTCTTTCCAGTGTATAGGAATGTTATCGGTTTCTCGTTGCTAGCTCCATTTGCATACTTTCTCGAGAA GGAAGACCGACCATCTTTATCTCTTTCTTTGCTGTTTCAATTCTTCCTTCTTGCATCCTTTGG GATTACAATCAATCAAGTATGTTTCCTCATCGGCTTACGCTATGTGCCCACAACTTATGCCGCTGCGATCCAGAATTTGGGCCCGGCACTCACATTTGCCATGGCTGCGGCTCTCGG GCTTGAGCAAGTCCACATCGCAAAGAGATACGGGTTAGCAAAAGTGCTCGGCACGGTTACTAGCATAGGAGGTGCCACTGTCATCACTCTATACAAGGGTCTTCCCCTACTGCCTCACCCTCTTTCGACAAATGTTTTAGCCACTCCCCTAATTTCAAACTCTATACTACACTGGACAGTGGGTTGTGCCTACATACTTGGAAATTGCGTTACATGGTCTGCCTGGATGGTGCTTCAG GTTCCAGTGGTGAAGAAGTACCCAGCTAAGCTCTCATTTAGTGCCTTCATCTGCTTCTTCGGGTTTCTGCAATGCCTTGTCATAGCATGCATTTCTGAAACTGACAGTGAGAAGTGGAAAGTGCATTCAGTAGAACAGCTCTGTGCAATTCTCTATTCA GGGCTTGTTGTGTCGGGCATTGCCATTGCTCTTCAGATATGGTGCATAGATAAAGGGGGTCCTCTTTTCACTGCTGTCTTCGGGCCAGTGCAAGTTGTGGCTGTGGCCATAGTGTCGGTTCTCATCTTCAACGATCA GGTTGTTGGATCAGTTCTCATAGTGTTTGGGCTGTACTTGGTTCTATGGGGCAAAAAGGAGGAGAAAGTTTCGAATCAGGACATGAGCCAAGGGCTACAGATGCATGCCCTCCAAATCGACCCTTGCGAGTAG
- the LOC122009451 gene encoding auxin-induced protein 5NG4-like isoform X3 has translation MRSSPSQDSLEMRPVLARSGGESFSSGQVKLLAAVLLLQLCYAGYNIAAKVALDKGIGQFVFPVYRNVIGFSLLAPFAYFLEKEDRPSLSLSLLFQFFLLASFGITINQVCFLIGLRYVPTTYAAAIQNLGPALTFAMAAALGLEQVHIAKRYGLAKVLGTVTSIGGATVITLYKVGCAYILGNCVTWSAWMVLQVPVVKKYPAKLSFSAFICFFGFLQCLVIACISETDSEKWKVHSVEQLCAILYSGLVVSGIAIALQIWCIDKGGPLFTAVFGPVQVVAVAIVSVLIFNDQLYLGGVVGSVLIVFGLYLVLWGKKEEKVSNQDMSQGLQMHALQIDPCE, from the exons ATGAGGTCGTCGCCTTCACAGGATTCGCTGGAGATGCGCCCAGTGCTCGCCCGAAGTGGAGGAGAATCATTTTCTTCAGGGCAGGTTAAGCTTCTTGCAGCCGTGCTTCTACTACAACTATGTTATGCAGGTTACAATATAGCTGCTAAGGTTGCACTCGACAAGGGCATCGGCCAATTTGTCTTTCCAGTGTATAGGAATGTTATCGGTTTCTCGTTGCTAGCTCCATTTGCATACTTTCTCGAGAA GGAAGACCGACCATCTTTATCTCTTTCTTTGCTGTTTCAATTCTTCCTTCTTGCATCCTTTGG GATTACAATCAATCAAGTATGTTTCCTCATCGGCTTACGCTATGTGCCCACAACTTATGCCGCTGCGATCCAGAATTTGGGCCCGGCACTCACATTTGCCATGGCTGCGGCTCTCGG GCTTGAGCAAGTCCACATCGCAAAGAGATACGGGTTAGCAAAAGTGCTCGGCACGGTTACTAGCATAGGAGGTGCCACTGTCATCACTCTATACAAGG TGGGTTGTGCCTACATACTTGGAAATTGCGTTACATGGTCTGCCTGGATGGTGCTTCAG GTTCCAGTGGTGAAGAAGTACCCAGCTAAGCTCTCATTTAGTGCCTTCATCTGCTTCTTCGGGTTTCTGCAATGCCTTGTCATAGCATGCATTTCTGAAACTGACAGTGAGAAGTGGAAAGTGCATTCAGTAGAACAGCTCTGTGCAATTCTCTATTCA GGGCTTGTTGTGTCGGGCATTGCCATTGCTCTTCAGATATGGTGCATAGATAAAGGGGGTCCTCTTTTCACTGCTGTCTTCGGGCCAGTGCAAGTTGTGGCTGTGGCCATAGTGTCGGTTCTCATCTTCAACGATCAGTTATACTTGGGAGG GGTTGTTGGATCAGTTCTCATAGTGTTTGGGCTGTACTTGGTTCTATGGGGCAAAAAGGAGGAGAAAGTTTCGAATCAGGACATGAGCCAAGGGCTACAGATGCATGCCCTCCAAATCGACCCTTGCGAGTAG